One region of Zingiber officinale cultivar Zhangliang chromosome 7B, Zo_v1.1, whole genome shotgun sequence genomic DNA includes:
- the LOC122005923 gene encoding phosphatidylglycerophosphate phosphatase PTPMT2-like isoform X1 translates to MHIEELGEECAVGGDGERSISGTGGERVVFVDVKRAAVGVGARILFYPTLVYNVLRNMIEPQFHWWDQIDEFLLLGAVPFPSDVPRLKKLGVGGVITLNEPYETLVPNSLYYAHGIEHLLIPTRDYLFAPSLGDICLAVDFIHRNSSNGKITYVHCKAGRGRSTTIVLCYLVQHKQMTPTAAYQYVKTNRPRVHLASSQWKAVQDFYHLRVQKMKRLVYSKPMLLVTEKKLPFDESSYEVVSQSDLDGYDRYIKTCDAGNTVWAELRFVCRVQIARQAAIARISYFWFKSDDAQGGSSRTAIPVC, encoded by the exons ATGCATATTGAGGAGTTAGGGGAGGAGTGCGCGGTCGGAGGAGATGGGGAAAGGTCCATTTCAGGGACCGGTGGCGAAAGGGTTGTTTTTGTCGATGTGAAGAGGGCGGCCGTGGGTGTCGGGGCTCGGATTCTCTTTTACCCGACGCTGGTGTATAATGTTCTGCGCAATATGATCGAACCCCAGTTCCATTGGTGGGATCAAATCGACGAG TTTTTACTCTTAGGCGCTGTTCCATTCCCTAGTGATGTTCCTCGCTTGAAGAAACTTGGCGTTGGTGGTGTAATTACATTGAATGAGCCGTATGAGACACTGGTGCCTAATTCCTTATATTAT GCCCACGGGATTGAACATTTGCTGATACCGACAAGAGATTACCTCTTTGCTCCATCACTTGGAGATATATGTCTAGCTGTGGACTTTATCCATA GAAACAGCAGCAATGGGAAAATAACATATGTTCACTGCAAAGCCGGCCGTGGGCGCAGCACAACCATCGTTCTATGCTATTTG GTGCAACATAAGCAAATGACTCCAACTGCAGCATACCAATACGTCAAAACAAACAGGCCAAGAGTACATTTAGCTTCTTCACAGTGGAAG GCTGTTCAAGACTTCTACCATCTCAGAGTGCAAAAAATGAAAAGGCTGGTCTACTCAAAACCGATGCTCCTCGTCACCGAAAAGAAGCTACCCTTTGATGAGAGCTCTTACGAGGTAGTGTCCCAGTCAGACCTTGATGGATACGACCGATACATCAAAACATGCGACGCAGGCAATACCGTATGGGCAGAGCTGAGGTTTGTGTGCAGGGTGCAAATTGCTCGGCAAGCAGCCATCGCAAGGATATCATATTTCTGGTTCAAAAGCGATGATGCGCAGGGGGGCAGCTCTCGGACGGCCATCCCCGTATGCTGA
- the LOC122005923 gene encoding phosphatidylglycerophosphate phosphatase PTPMT1-like isoform X2 → MHIEELGEECAVGGDGERSISGTGGERVVFVDVKRAAVGVGARILFYPTLVYNVLRNMIEPQFHWWDQIDEFLLLGAVPFPSDVPRLKKLGVGGVITLNEPYETLVPNSLYYAHGIEHLLIPTRDYLFAPSLGDICLAVDFIHRNSSNGKITYVHCKAGRGRSTTIVLCYLVQHKQMTPTAAYQYVKTNRPRVHLASSQWK, encoded by the exons ATGCATATTGAGGAGTTAGGGGAGGAGTGCGCGGTCGGAGGAGATGGGGAAAGGTCCATTTCAGGGACCGGTGGCGAAAGGGTTGTTTTTGTCGATGTGAAGAGGGCGGCCGTGGGTGTCGGGGCTCGGATTCTCTTTTACCCGACGCTGGTGTATAATGTTCTGCGCAATATGATCGAACCCCAGTTCCATTGGTGGGATCAAATCGACGAG TTTTTACTCTTAGGCGCTGTTCCATTCCCTAGTGATGTTCCTCGCTTGAAGAAACTTGGCGTTGGTGGTGTAATTACATTGAATGAGCCGTATGAGACACTGGTGCCTAATTCCTTATATTAT GCCCACGGGATTGAACATTTGCTGATACCGACAAGAGATTACCTCTTTGCTCCATCACTTGGAGATATATGTCTAGCTGTGGACTTTATCCATA GAAACAGCAGCAATGGGAAAATAACATATGTTCACTGCAAAGCCGGCCGTGGGCGCAGCACAACCATCGTTCTATGCTATTTG GTGCAACATAAGCAAATGACTCCAACTGCAGCATACCAATACGTCAAAACAAACAGGCCAAGAGTACATTTAGCTTCTTCACAGTGGAAG TAA